The following proteins are encoded in a genomic region of Lathyrus oleraceus cultivar Zhongwan6 unplaced genomic scaffold, CAAS_Psat_ZW6_1.0 chrUn0899, whole genome shotgun sequence:
- the LOC127115041 gene encoding uncharacterized protein LOC127115041 yields the protein MTEAGDLANSENLRMKYFPSSLTKNASTWFTTLPPHSIDTWPYFERLFHEQFYMGQTKISLKELASIKRKFTEPIDDYLNRNPIETEKNDRFPKKTYTFDVTKYDEIFDLLVKDGKMIVPPNTKIPSLEQRKKRGFCKYPNLLGHKTSQCFLFRDLIQNAIKDGRLKFTNKGKNQMKIDVDPLNIADTNYAEPVEIDMIDMVEVEAVKETGTEGYVLDGKQATDGLNNDVPFEISVKGE from the exons ATGACTGAGGCAGGGGATTTGGCGAACAGTGAGAACCTAAGAATGAAATATTTCCCCAGTTCTTTAACGAAGAATGCCTCCACGTGGTTTACAACTTTGCCACCACATTCCATAGATACTTGGCCTTATTTTGAGAGATTatttcatgaacaattctacatgggccAAACTAAGATAAGTCTTAAGGAATTAGCCAGTATTAAAAGAAAATTCACTGAACCTATAGATGATTATCTGAATAG GAACCCTATCGAAACTGAAAAGAATGATAGATTTCCTAAAAAGACTTACACATTTGATGTTACCAAATATGATGAAATCTTCGATTTATTAGTAAAAGATGGCAAAATGATAGTACCTCCTAATACCAAAATTCCTTCGTTAGAACAACGGAAGAAAAGAGGCTTCTGTAAATATCCCAATTTATTAGGCCATAAAACCTCACAAtgctttcttttcagggatcttattCAGAATGCAATTAAGGATGGCCGCCTCAAGTTCACTAACAAGGGAAAAAACCAGATGAAGATTGACGTTGACCCCCTCAACATTGCTGACACAAATTATGCTGAACCTGTCGAAATCGACATGATTGACATGGTGGAAGTGGAGGCTGTGAAGGAAACAGGAACTGAAGGTTATGTGCTAGATGGAAAGCAGGCTACTGATGGCCTAAATAATGATGTTCCCTTTGAAATTTCTGTCAAAGGTGAATAG